In Rutidosis leptorrhynchoides isolate AG116_Rl617_1_P2 chromosome 2, CSIRO_AGI_Rlap_v1, whole genome shotgun sequence, one genomic interval encodes:
- the LOC139889011 gene encoding uncharacterized protein, translating to MKVHLDTGSSVNIIYEQCFRKLPESIKAELISTAVSLSDFAGEFAWPLGQLALNIDLIDETDAKIMRQACLNLYVMRSASRYNMLLGRSALRQLRAVIENAGVEDYMVVIKRAYPEQTIKIGSNLNTDVKKQLVHLLIENMDVFAWCEQDMTGVPREIAEHKLNANPALKPIIQKHRGMAPDRMKWLCGEVTKLVKEGILQEVKYQTWVANPVLVKKPDRSWRMCIDVKDINKA from the exons ATGAAAGTGCACTTGGACACTGGAAGCAGCGTAAACATAATATATGAACAATGTTTTCGCAAATTGCCAGAAAGCATTAAGGCAGAGTTAATATCTACTGCGGTTTCGTTATCTGACTTTGCAGGTGAATTCGCATGGCCTCTTGGTCAATTAGCACTAAACATTGATCTTATTGATGAAACAGACGCAAAGATAATGCGACAAGCATGCCTAAATTTATATGTTATGCGGTCCGCCTCTCGCTATAATATGCTATTAGGACGCTCTGCACTACGCCAACTTC GCGCAGTTATAGAAAATGCAGGCGTAGAAGATTATATGGTTGTGATAAAACGCGCATATCCGGAGCAAACAATTAAAATTGGCAGTAATTTGAACACAGATGTAAAGAAACAGTTAGTGCACTTGCTTATAGAAAATATGGATGTCTTTGCGTGGTGTGAGCAAGACATGACTGGTGTTCCGCGAGAAATTGCGGAACACAAACTTAATGCAAATCCTGCGTTAAAACCAATCATCCAAAAACACAGAGGTATGGCTCCGGATCGCATGAAATGGTTATGCGGTGAAGTAACAAAACTTGTGAAGGAAGGAATCCTGCAAGAAGTAAAGTATCAAACGTGGGTTGCAAACCCAGTGCTTGTTAAAAAACCTGACAGATCGTGGCGGATGTGCATAGATGTTAAAGATATTAACAAAGCTTGA
- the LOC139889012 gene encoding uncharacterized protein — MTALKKLKEVQSLTDEAESAFQEMKKLLATLPTLTAPIDGEILYLYVSIANEAFGSVLVVEHEKMQKPIYFVSNALTGSEINYAQMENFVYALLLTSKRLRSLLPRTSVKGHVLVDYLAEMIEGAGAGLVLTSPSGEEHTYVLRFNFDVTNNETEYVALLAGLNIAHKMQITKSRTYVDPQLVSYKFNGSFDAHELSMQKYLQLLKEAAGKFEHFELAQVLRS; from the exons ATGACTGCgctaaaaaaattaaaagaagTGCAAAGTCTAACAG ATGAAGCAGAAAGTGCATTCCAAGAAATGAAAAAGTTACTCGCAACATTACCTACGCTCACTGCGCCTATAGATGGCGAAATTCTGTATCTTTATGTCTCAATTGCAAACGAGGCTTTTGGATCAGTCTTAGTGGTAGAACACGAAAAAATGCAAAAGCCAATTTACTTCGTTAGCAACGCACTCACGGGAAGCGAAATTAACTATGCGCAGATGGAAAATTTTGTATATGCTCTACTTTTAACTTCAAAAAGATTGCGAAG CTTACTTCCCCGGACTTCTGTGAAGGGACACGTTCTTGTGGATTATCTCGCAGAAATGATTG AAGGTGCAGGCGCAGGATTAGTCCTAACAAGTCCAAGTGGCGAAGAGCACACGTACGTATTGCGCTTTAATTTTGATGTTACCAATAATGAGACTGAGTATGTGGCGTTACTAGCTGGGTTAAACATTGCGCATAAAATGCAAATTACAAAATCACGCACATATGTTGATCCGCAGCTGGTTTCATATAAATTTAATGGCTCGTTTGATGCGCATGAACTCTCTATGCAAAAGTACTTGCAGCTGCTAAAGGAAGCCGCAGGAAAGTTTGAGCATTTTGAGCTTGCGCAAGTTTTAAGGAGCTAA